The DNA window TAGACCCAATGTAATGACTATCGATAAAAGACTTCTCATAATAATCTGGTCCATATTATATGAAACCATTTAcctattaaaataatgtttttggaatttatgaaaatttagtttgagttaaaaaaaaaacaaaacgcttaAGACAAGCTTTCACTTTTACCGATTGTAATTGGGCTATCGATTATATATTTCGTGCATCGATATATGCATAGCTCGATAGATGTGCAGCTCAGAGCCTGaactaaatttatacattaatCTGTGTAAATTTTGACTCCCAGTGAAATTATTTTCATCGTCGGGGAAAGcagttatttaaattgacttCTTGAACGCTAAACTGTTTTCGAATTATGTAATGTACATAACTGAGTACAACGGGTACGTGGGAATGCGAATATTGATGTGATTAATGTGAAGTAACGTAGTATGATAATACTACTTGTATTTTTGTGACAATTATAACTTTAGCATAACACTTGCAATCTGCGCAAGCGTGAGAGTATATATATCCCCATTTCGATTACAAGCAGTGTACATTGAATGcttatatgaatttaaatattaaataaacaaaagaaaatatatatacgtacataaataattattcagtGTATACAAattgacatacatacatacacatacacacatcttgaacataaacaaatttacttaCAATGTGAATACAAAGTGATTCCTACGAACCAATAAAAACTAATACTGAAAAGTTTTGCTCCataaaagtaaacataaatatttttttaactttttgtgtaattttccTTAATGctataatatatgtacatatgtacgcTGTGTATTCGTTTTCATATTTACTCATATGCTGCAAGGCCAACGAGCACAATATGCTCATGTAAATGACTTTGAAAATACATACGCACGTACAAATGTATGTGCTTAGAGGTTGCTGTTTACAAGAGAATCGTCATCGTCGCAAAAGCAATATGTAATAGCATGTCAACTACTACTGCAACTAATAAAACAACAGTTATAGTTACAAGTGATagcagagaaagagaaacaGCAAGAGAAAAGGCTGTGTATCATCAAacgaagacgacgacgacagttGAAAAAAAACAGCACGATAAATTACCAAATGCATTCTCTGGTGCCCTTGACATGAACGCATCTGTTGTTACAACACGCTCTTCATACACTACTCCTTCCTCCTCATCATCCTTGGCAACGTGCATAAATGGGCAGCCCACAATAGCGGCCGTGcaccatcagcagcaaaacaaacaacacaaacaacatcGCCACTACATGCTTAAGCAGCAAGCATCTATGGAGTGTtgtgataatgatgatgaatTGGTAAAGGATTCACAACAAGCAACATTTACATCATCGCCATCAGCCTCAGCCTCTGTTGATGTTCCTTTGCAGCTGCCGCCCACACAGTTctgttgtaataaaattaatgccaaCGTAATTCCTTTAATTACTCATAAAGCTATGCGGACTATACCATCCGACAAGGTAAAAACTTAatgtttcataaataaataaacaacatatTAAATAACTATATTGTATTAACAGATCAACTTGCGCTTAATCTTAGTTTGCGGTAAAAcgaaagaatttttatttaatccCTCTGATTCTGCTGGTGATATAGCCCAAACAGTGTTTGAAAATTGGCCAGAaggtatgtaaataaatgcgttttaaaattaaacttgaacGGAAGCTTACGATAGTTTGTCTAATAATAACTTTTATCTCGTCCATAAGTACCTTAGCATTAAGATAGTTTGATACATGCAATTTGGGATATTGACATTgacattatttgtattttagaTTGGTCACAGGAAGCTGTTTCCAAGGCCGAAATCTTAAGGTTAATTTACCAAGGCCGTTTTCTACACTGCAATGTGACTTTGGGTGCATTGGGACTTCCACTGGGTAAAACGACTGTTATGCATTTAGTACCCCGTGATAATTTACCAGAGCCCAATTCACAAGGTATTGCTTAAATATCGTTATTATAAAGCATTTGATTATCTTGGATTTTGCTTGCAGATCAAAGACAAAAGAGTAAAGGGGGCTCTGGACGATGCTGTTCCACAAATTGctgtattttgtaaattttatgtgaatattttatttaattcgttTATTATGTTCACTGTAGAATAAACCTAATTGAGCAGCTTGCATTAgttttaatatacatttacTGTTATCTTTAAAGTAAGTTACAGTTATAATATTGTAAGATATTAATgcaacatacatatttatttttaggtaATTGTAAAGCCATAATATCTCCAagtatataaacattttattgtaatcattcagttattaattaaaatgtatagcaaaatatataaaaataattttaatctcTTCATCTACATGTACATGCAACAGACCTGTTCTAGATTTCGATTTTAATCATAAATATAcctttaaatcaaattatttcatatgaaatttatttgaaatctGGTTTCGAACCgattcgttttcattttcgaGTTGTTATTTGGAACAGGCCTGTGTATGAAAGACTTTTAATGATAAGATGCGAAAGTGACATAGTAAGACCAAATTCCGGAAAATAATG is part of the Drosophila busckii strain San Diego stock center, stock number 13000-0081.31 chromosome X, ASM1175060v1, whole genome shotgun sequence genome and encodes:
- the LOC108605738 gene encoding uncharacterized protein LOC108605738, encoding MCLEVAVYKRIVIVAKAICNSMSTTTATNKTTVIVTSDSRERETAREKAVYHQTKTTTTVEKKQHDKLPNAFSGALDMNASVVTTRSSYTTPSSSSSLATCINGQPTIAAVHHQQQNKQHKQHRHYMLKQQASMECCDNDDELVKDSQQATFTSSPSASASVDVPLQLPPTQFCCNKINANVIPLITHKAMRTIPSDKINLRLILVCGKTKEFLFNPSDSAGDIAQTVFENWPEDWSQEAVSKAEILRLIYQGRFLHCNVTLGALGLPLGKTTVMHLVPRDNLPEPNSQDQRQKSKGGSGRCCSTNCCIL